One Streptosporangiales bacterium DNA window includes the following coding sequences:
- a CDS encoding GNAT family N-acetyltransferase, whose protein sequence is MVAVDEADTIVGSVTYTTHDGAYAEIAADGEAEFRMLAVDPAACSKGVGAALVQAVLDRTRRHGCRTVRLSSAAPMTDAHRLYERLGFHRTRTATGRPDIRLLAYEVPL, encoded by the coding sequence CTGGTCGCCGTGGACGAGGCGGACACCATCGTCGGTTCGGTGACGTACACGACACACGACGGCGCGTACGCCGAGATCGCCGCCGACGGCGAGGCGGAGTTCCGGATGCTCGCCGTCGACCCGGCGGCATGCAGCAAGGGGGTCGGGGCCGCGCTCGTCCAGGCGGTGCTCGACCGGACCAGGCGCCACGGCTGCCGTACCGTGCGGCTGTCGTCCGCGGCGCCGATGACCGACGCGCACCGGCTGTACGAGCGGCTCGGCTTCCACCGCACACGGACCGCGACTGGTCGCCCCGACATCCGGCTGCTCGCCTACGAGGTGCCGCTGTGA
- a CDS encoding amidohydrolase family protein: MPDILYANARITTLWPALPAADALLVRGERVVAVGSAATCRAAARRGYREVDLGGGYVVPGLTDSHIHLAGYAFAEHQLDLRGVCDLAEAQRRLQAFAQRLPAGAWVFGGRFDANRWQLDRPLHRRDLDPFSAGHPVALESHDSHSAWVNTQGLAALGIDEHTAQQSDGRLERDADGPTGLLRESAAEPVRALVTEHQAAGIEPMLADALRELLAHGVTGVHDIDGRETAAAYRALRERGELPARVHQLIYAGDLDAAIEAGEATGDGDRWESTGPVKLFADGALGSHTAALSAPYEDAPEDTGVVMLDRVELAERVLTAAGAGIAVAVHAIGDAANTAVLDALAEVRRRGVGASLRHRIEHAQHVAWHDVPRFAELGVVASMQPVHHSSDVALAAALLGDRPLASYAWSDLAAAGAHVAFGSDAPVETLDPIAGIKAATARAGTGEQGRNAIAPLQALHGYTTQPAYASYEEHTKGRLAVGYLADFVVLDADLTDPDVATSGAAQPQVTVVGGRVRWQR, from the coding sequence ATGCCGGACATCCTCTACGCCAATGCCCGGATCACCACCCTGTGGCCGGCGCTGCCCGCGGCGGACGCGTTGCTCGTACGTGGGGAGCGCGTCGTCGCCGTGGGTAGCGCGGCGACGTGCCGGGCGGCCGCCAGGCGTGGCTACCGGGAGGTGGACCTCGGCGGCGGGTACGTGGTGCCCGGGCTCACCGACAGTCACATCCACCTCGCCGGCTACGCCTTCGCCGAGCACCAGCTGGACCTGCGCGGCGTGTGCGACCTCGCCGAGGCGCAGCGCCGGCTGCAGGCGTTCGCGCAGCGGCTGCCCGCCGGCGCCTGGGTCTTCGGCGGCCGGTTCGACGCGAACCGCTGGCAGCTCGACCGCCCGCTGCACCGGCGCGACCTGGACCCGTTCTCCGCCGGCCACCCGGTGGCGCTGGAGAGCCACGACAGCCACTCGGCGTGGGTGAACACCCAGGGCCTGGCCGCGCTCGGCATCGACGAGCACACGGCGCAGCAGTCCGACGGCCGGCTGGAGCGCGACGCCGACGGGCCGACCGGCCTGCTCAGGGAGTCCGCGGCCGAGCCGGTGCGCGCGCTGGTGACCGAGCACCAGGCCGCCGGTATCGAACCGATGCTCGCCGACGCGCTCCGTGAGCTGCTCGCGCACGGCGTCACCGGCGTGCACGACATCGACGGCAGGGAGACGGCTGCGGCGTACCGCGCGTTGCGCGAGCGCGGCGAGCTGCCGGCGCGGGTGCACCAACTGATCTACGCAGGCGACCTGGACGCTGCGATCGAGGCGGGGGAGGCGACCGGCGACGGCGACCGGTGGGAGAGCACCGGGCCGGTGAAGCTGTTCGCCGACGGCGCGCTCGGCTCGCACACGGCGGCGTTGAGCGCGCCGTACGAGGACGCGCCCGAGGACACCGGCGTGGTGATGCTCGACCGGGTGGAGCTGGCCGAGCGGGTGCTCACCGCGGCCGGCGCCGGGATCGCCGTGGCCGTGCACGCGATCGGCGACGCGGCGAACACGGCGGTGCTGGACGCGCTGGCCGAGGTGCGGCGGCGCGGCGTCGGCGCGTCGCTGCGGCACCGGATCGAGCACGCCCAGCACGTCGCGTGGCACGACGTACCGCGGTTCGCGGAGCTCGGCGTGGTCGCGTCGATGCAGCCGGTGCACCACAGCAGCGACGTCGCCCTCGCGGCCGCCCTGCTCGGCGACCGGCCGCTGGCGTCGTACGCGTGGAGCGACCTGGCCGCTGCCGGCGCGCACGTCGCCTTCGGCTCGGACGCGCCGGTGGAGACGCTCGACCCGATCGCTGGCATCAAGGCGGCGACCGCGCGTGCAGGCACCGGCGAGCAGGGCAGGAACGCGATCGCGCCGCTGCAGGCCCTGCACGGCTACACGACGCAGCCCGCGTACGCGTCGTACGAGGAACACACGAAGGGCCGGCTGGCCGTCGGCTACCTCGCCGACTTCGTGGTG